One Cohnella candidum genomic region harbors:
- a CDS encoding ABC transporter substrate-binding protein: MELKRKWGLMISAVAIVSLMLSACGGSKSGSDASPSPSDSPKPSASASASASESAPASQASGGQVEIFSWWTGAGEEAGLKGLISLFSSKHQDIEVINAAVAGGAGTNAKAVLASRMQGGDPPDAFQVHGGAELNTGWVAADKVIALDDLYASEGWADKFPKDLIDLVSKDGKPYSVPVNIHRGNVVFYNKKIFDDNGLKAPTTFDEFFKVADALKAKGITPLALGDKEPWTATMVLENVLLGVLGADDYKKLWTNELSFDDAKVKQSLETFKKMLTYINDDHAARNWQDAAQLVAKGDAAMNIMGDWAKGYFTTDLKLEANKDFGWVPTPNTAGSFMVITDTFAIPKGAKNEANAKEWLKVLGSVEGQDVFNPLKGSIPARIDADKSKYDVYGQSTIEDFKTAKLAPSMAHGSAAPEGFTTQANQAVNIFVTNGDVDQALKALKAAQASSIQ, translated from the coding sequence ATGGAATTGAAACGCAAATGGGGTCTTATGATTTCCGCGGTGGCGATCGTCAGCCTGATGCTGTCGGCGTGCGGCGGGAGCAAGAGCGGCAGCGACGCTTCGCCGTCGCCATCGGATTCGCCGAAGCCGTCCGCGAGCGCGAGTGCAAGCGCAAGCGAGAGCGCTCCGGCTTCCCAGGCAAGCGGAGGGCAAGTCGAGATTTTCAGCTGGTGGACGGGCGCGGGTGAAGAAGCGGGCCTCAAGGGCTTGATCAGCCTGTTCTCCAGCAAGCATCAGGACATCGAGGTCATCAATGCCGCCGTCGCAGGCGGCGCCGGCACGAACGCCAAAGCCGTCCTGGCGAGCCGGATGCAGGGCGGAGACCCGCCGGACGCGTTCCAGGTCCACGGCGGCGCCGAGCTCAACACCGGTTGGGTGGCGGCGGACAAAGTCATCGCTCTCGACGATTTATACGCTTCCGAGGGCTGGGCGGACAAATTCCCGAAAGACCTGATCGACCTCGTGAGCAAAGACGGCAAACCCTACTCCGTGCCGGTCAACATTCACCGGGGGAACGTCGTGTTTTACAACAAGAAAATTTTCGACGACAACGGGCTGAAAGCCCCGACCACGTTCGACGAGTTCTTCAAGGTCGCGGACGCCCTGAAAGCCAAAGGCATCACGCCGCTGGCGCTCGGCGACAAAGAGCCGTGGACGGCTACGATGGTGCTGGAGAACGTCCTTCTCGGCGTGCTTGGCGCCGACGATTACAAGAAGCTTTGGACCAACGAGCTTTCCTTCGACGACGCCAAAGTGAAGCAGTCGCTGGAAACGTTCAAGAAGATGCTCACCTACATCAACGACGACCATGCCGCCCGCAACTGGCAAGACGCCGCGCAGCTCGTCGCCAAGGGCGATGCGGCCATGAACATTATGGGCGACTGGGCCAAGGGCTACTTCACGACGGATCTGAAGCTCGAAGCCAATAAAGACTTCGGATGGGTTCCGACGCCGAATACGGCCGGCAGCTTCATGGTCATCACGGATACGTTCGCGATTCCGAAGGGAGCCAAGAACGAAGCCAACGCCAAAGAATGGCTGAAGGTGCTCGGCTCCGTCGAAGGCCAAGACGTGTTCAACCCGCTCAAAGGCTCGATTCCGGCCCGTATCGACGCGGATAAATCCAAGTACGACGTGTACGGCCAATCGACGATCGAAGACTTCAAGACGGCGAAGCTCGCGCCGAGCATGGCGCACGGCTCGGCCGCTCCGGAAGGCTTCACGACGCAAGCCAACCAAGCGGTAAACATCTTCGTAACCAACGGAGACGTGGACCAGGCGCTCAAAGCGCTGAAAGCCGCACAAGCTTCGAGCATCCAATAA
- a CDS encoding response regulator transcription factor, translating to MNQACKAIIIDDEAWIREGLSEHVGWRELGIELVRSFRDGTEAYAYLEQEPVAVVLSDIRMPNMTGLELLAKLHERRGARPDLPLPKVIFLSGYEDFKYAQEALRLGAVDYLLKPAEVEEIEAALARAKRMAEESQERNVVPGEAAGAGSDRCGTDEPGSYLIKKAIHMLTTRYGEDLHLSDIAGELFITPNYLSRLFRQETGKSFVELLSDIRLENAQALLSKETMKIYEVGAAVGYSNPRYFSEWFHKNTGMTPGEYRNLHYGTVT from the coding sequence ATGAACCAAGCGTGCAAGGCGATCATTATCGATGACGAAGCCTGGATCCGCGAGGGCTTAAGCGAGCATGTCGGCTGGCGCGAGCTGGGCATCGAGCTTGTCCGTTCGTTCCGTGACGGGACGGAGGCTTATGCCTATCTGGAACAAGAACCCGTGGCCGTCGTGTTGTCGGACATCCGCATGCCGAACATGACCGGGCTGGAACTGCTGGCCAAGCTTCACGAGCGGAGGGGCGCGCGGCCTGATCTGCCCCTGCCCAAAGTCATCTTCCTGAGCGGTTATGAGGATTTCAAATATGCGCAAGAGGCGCTGCGCCTGGGCGCGGTCGATTATTTGCTGAAGCCGGCGGAGGTCGAGGAAATCGAAGCCGCTTTGGCGAGGGCCAAACGGATGGCGGAGGAGTCGCAGGAACGCAACGTCGTGCCGGGTGAAGCGGCAGGCGCCGGCTCCGACCGTTGCGGCACGGATGAACCGGGCTCTTATCTGATCAAGAAGGCAATCCACATGCTCACGACCCGGTACGGGGAAGATTTGCATTTGTCCGATATCGCAGGGGAACTTTTCATTACGCCCAACTACTTAAGCCGGCTGTTCCGGCAGGAAACGGGCAAATCCTTCGTCGAGCTGCTGTCGGATATCCGTCTGGAGAACGCGCAAGCGCTGCTTAGCAAGGAAACGATGAAAATTTACGAGGTCGGGGCGGCCGTCGGGTATTCCAATCCCCGGTACTTCAGCGAATGGTTCCACAAGAATACGGGAATGACGCCGGGAGAATACCGAAACCTGCACTACGGCACCGTCACCTAA
- a CDS encoding ABC transporter substrate-binding protein, with amino-acid sequence MTRNKLNIWLFIAFGLMVVWALGGIVLLDRNAVPATSEAKTPDSIKVLIRTGTEAAALRQLLEPFERSTGIHADLIEVGRDGYFTTVGTQLLAGSDTFDLVFVPNTSVAELASAGAIAPLDPFIDNPALTDRKAFDLPDFLAVYRYNGTIYALPTDISTHFLYYRSDLIPNPPETWDEVYELAEKFSQSRDPASPTKWGLAMPAVVPEERTKIFASLLWTFGGDFISDSDGHALLGKPESLQAAQFMQKLLRNKLIPGDLLYWDFAKTRDALLSGDVAMAAPFWNAAYPAILSDKESRYAGNIKIALLPGMKDEQGHIRRAPFQHGWTFAVNASSKHPEWAWKFLSYATGKQGGALYVKAGGVPARRSILSDPAYAASRPDFRLILKSMEVAREEPSVTYYPSMVEITEKALAKIYTLESSPEEAFREASNDLNRLTAANP; translated from the coding sequence ATGACGAGAAATAAACTGAACATATGGCTGTTTATCGCGTTTGGGTTGATGGTGGTGTGGGCGCTCGGGGGAATCGTGCTTCTGGACCGGAACGCGGTGCCGGCGACGTCGGAAGCGAAGACACCGGACTCTATTAAGGTGCTGATCCGGACCGGGACGGAGGCCGCGGCCCTTCGGCAGCTGCTCGAGCCCTTCGAACGGTCCACCGGCATTCATGCCGATCTGATCGAAGTCGGCCGGGACGGCTATTTCACGACGGTCGGCACCCAGCTGCTCGCGGGCTCGGACACCTTCGACCTCGTGTTCGTGCCGAACACCTCCGTCGCGGAGCTCGCGTCAGCCGGCGCGATCGCGCCTCTGGATCCGTTCATCGACAATCCCGCTCTGACGGATCGAAAAGCGTTCGATTTGCCGGATTTTCTGGCGGTGTACCGGTACAACGGGACGATTTATGCGCTGCCCACCGACATCAGCACGCATTTTCTATACTATCGGAGCGATCTCATCCCGAACCCCCCGGAGACCTGGGACGAGGTTTACGAGTTAGCGGAAAAGTTCTCGCAAAGCCGCGACCCGGCGTCGCCGACCAAATGGGGCCTTGCCATGCCCGCCGTCGTGCCGGAAGAGAGAACCAAAATTTTCGCCTCCCTCCTCTGGACCTTCGGGGGCGACTTCATCAGCGACAGCGACGGTCACGCGCTGCTCGGCAAGCCCGAATCCTTGCAGGCAGCCCAATTCATGCAGAAGCTTCTCCGCAATAAACTCATTCCCGGGGACCTGCTCTACTGGGATTTCGCGAAAACCCGCGACGCCTTGCTCTCCGGCGATGTCGCCATGGCCGCGCCGTTCTGGAACGCCGCCTATCCCGCGATCCTCTCCGATAAAGAGAGTCGGTACGCCGGCAATATCAAGATCGCTCTCCTGCCCGGCATGAAAGACGAACAAGGCCATATCCGGCGGGCACCTTTCCAGCATGGATGGACGTTCGCCGTCAATGCGAGCTCCAAGCATCCGGAATGGGCATGGAAGTTCCTGTCCTACGCGACGGGCAAGCAAGGCGGAGCGCTTTACGTGAAGGCCGGAGGCGTACCGGCGCGCAGGTCCATCCTGTCCGATCCGGCCTATGCCGCAAGCAGACCGGATTTCCGGCTCATTCTGAAGAGCATGGAGGTCGCCCGGGAAGAGCCTTCGGTGACGTATTATCCTTCGATGGTGGAAATCACGGAGAAAGCGCTGGCGAAAATTTACACGCTGGAGAGCAGCCCGGAAGAGGCATTCCGGGAAGCGTCCAACGATTTGAACCGGCTAACGGCCGCTAATCCATAA
- a CDS encoding sensor histidine kinase, which produces MNAFSKPISIRTLLLSIFLLLMIFPMVVITFVTYKKENQIFQDQVSQFLAQTVEQTGKVLDANLTEIDRLTWSLLYQRQLDFLDSPLHTPYQLQEANRKFQQMVYFDLFRGRLDHIQAVYFVTPDKIVLSTDNTYQWAKQMDEANYRRILDTVDRNPLKMFWFSENQAAFRPTSGFQTSVRDSVVAVRKLIDSNTSALRGYLFVQLNDRFLADTLASVRIGSTGALLVTGPDGEAVYRQDAALLHDQPVAEAVKSLPAQGSGTVKLQGKWLLSYVTSDISGWKMTAVVPLHELLGANQQILKYLLVMAVLGTVIFVAISILLATALSKPVIQLARLMSVTSLDHLHVRDIQGSVHEIGILQRNFNRLMDRIQQLMHDNERKEKEKRDALLQTLQMQIHPHFLYNTLDTIYWMSKKHQAEPISKLVAALGKFFRFTLNAGQEWTTLDKEFGHLENYLLIQSFRYRDRVRHHIELDPAARDAAIIPLLLQPLVENALEHGISNLPEGGVVRIEAKREGEQVAITIFNSGNPLDAALVDRILHGNSPNDHVGLRNVQSRVQMAFGPEYGLALEPGSGGGTLVTLIIPYKSRLTGRATG; this is translated from the coding sequence ATGAATGCTTTTTCCAAGCCGATTTCCATCCGGACGCTGCTCTTATCCATCTTTCTCTTGCTGATGATTTTTCCGATGGTCGTGATCACTTTCGTCACGTACAAGAAGGAAAACCAAATCTTCCAGGACCAGGTCAGCCAATTCCTCGCCCAAACCGTCGAGCAGACCGGCAAGGTGCTCGATGCCAATTTGACCGAGATCGACCGTCTCACTTGGTCGCTGCTGTATCAGCGGCAGCTCGATTTTCTCGATTCCCCCCTGCATACCCCCTATCAGCTGCAGGAAGCCAACCGCAAGTTTCAGCAAATGGTCTATTTCGATCTGTTCCGCGGCCGGCTGGACCATATTCAGGCCGTCTATTTCGTCACGCCGGACAAAATCGTCCTCTCGACCGACAACACCTACCAATGGGCCAAACAAATGGACGAGGCGAATTACCGCCGCATTCTCGATACGGTCGATCGCAACCCGCTCAAGATGTTTTGGTTCAGCGAAAACCAGGCGGCGTTCCGCCCCACCAGCGGATTCCAAACTTCGGTGCGGGATTCGGTCGTCGCGGTTCGCAAGCTGATCGACAGCAATACCTCCGCGCTGAGAGGTTACCTCTTCGTGCAGTTGAACGACCGCTTCCTCGCGGATACGCTGGCCAGCGTCCGGATCGGCTCGACCGGAGCGCTGCTCGTTACCGGTCCGGACGGAGAAGCCGTGTATCGGCAGGATGCCGCCTTGCTGCACGACCAACCGGTCGCGGAAGCCGTCAAATCCTTGCCCGCGCAGGGCAGCGGCACCGTGAAGCTGCAGGGAAAGTGGCTGCTCTCCTATGTCACCTCCGACATCAGCGGCTGGAAGATGACCGCGGTCGTCCCGCTTCACGAACTTCTGGGAGCCAATCAGCAAATTCTCAAATATCTTCTCGTCATGGCGGTGCTCGGCACGGTCATTTTCGTCGCCATATCCATCCTGTTGGCGACCGCGTTGTCCAAACCGGTCATCCAGCTCGCGCGGCTTATGTCTGTTACGTCCCTCGATCATCTTCATGTTCGGGATATCCAGGGATCCGTCCATGAAATCGGCATCCTCCAAAGAAATTTCAACCGCCTGATGGACCGCATCCAGCAGCTGATGCACGACAACGAACGCAAAGAGAAAGAAAAACGCGACGCGCTGCTGCAGACGCTCCAAATGCAAATTCACCCGCATTTTCTATACAACACCCTCGACACGATCTATTGGATGTCCAAGAAGCATCAGGCCGAACCGATCAGCAAACTCGTGGCCGCGCTCGGGAAGTTTTTCCGGTTCACCCTGAACGCCGGGCAGGAATGGACGACGCTCGATAAGGAATTCGGCCACCTCGAAAATTACTTGCTCATCCAATCGTTCCGATACCGGGACCGGGTCCGGCATCACATCGAGCTGGATCCCGCGGCGAGAGATGCCGCGATCATTCCGCTGCTCTTGCAGCCACTCGTCGAAAACGCGCTTGAACACGGGATTTCCAACCTGCCGGAAGGCGGCGTCGTGCGAATAGAAGCCAAGAGAGAAGGCGAACAGGTCGCCATTACGATCTTCAATTCCGGAAATCCCTTGGATGCGGCGCTCGTCGACCGGATCCTGCACGGAAACTCCCCGAATGACCATGTGGGCTTGCGTAACGTGCAAAGCCGGGTTCAGATGGCGTTCGGGCCGGAGTACGGCCTCGCCCTGGAACCGGGATCCGGCGGAGGCACGCTGGTGACATTGATCATTCCTTACAAAAGCCGACTGACGGGAAGGGCGACCGGATGA